In the Glycine max cultivar Williams 82 chromosome 19, Glycine_max_v4.0, whole genome shotgun sequence genome, tcgCATCAAATCATTTAGGTTAGATTTGTAATttgatagattttattttacaaaaattaatttcatgatAACATTACAATGTTCACtaaacttaaaacaaaaataaaaaattgcaataaaataatataaggttTCAAATATAATCATTAAGAAAACGACATTGTTGCATTTCACACAAACAACAAATCGTTATAGTGAATAGAGATGTGTAGATATTGTTGTGATTTGTGAATTGTAAATGTtataagtgaagaaaaaaagggaagaaaagagTATTGTGAATGACGTGACTTTAATCTGGCTGTTAGGGTTCAAAGTAAggtgagatttttttaaaaaaattttgtaGGAGAAACATGATAAAGAAGGTGAGAAACATACTAATGGGCGTTACTAAGAAACATTTTGATCAGTTGAATTTTGCTAGCTTTGAGATGCAAtcttaagttaaaaaataagagaaattatGCACATATTTCATAACCAACATTTGACACTCGCAAGACTTTTACAAGTTTTATTATAAAGCATGCTACAAATATACAAATAACTTTAAGAgaccaaattttaatttggttgTAATTCTTATTCTTCAAAATAATTCGTAGATTCaaaatatagagaaaatagttttaagagaaagagaaggttGAATTTTTGTGTATTGCGCAATCTAATGGTGTAGTATCCATGATTCTAGGATGCTACTTTCTTGGgatcaaaagtataaaaaacaatcaaaatcaTATAAGTAAAATTAGATTATTATGACAaatctaatatcaacaaaaataaatcatatcaattaagaaaaataaccaaatatcaaaagaaagaaaaaaatatcaactagCTAACATTTACACAAACAACCCATGTTAAATTATCATGaccaaatattatatatgttaacaAAAACCCATCAAAACTAAAGATACAAATCTTATATCAACAAAAACATTACATATCATAAGAACAAAGCAAAATTATAATAGATCCACTAAACCATATCATATTAACATACCAAAATGATTTtaagtttgtgtttggataacgTTTATAGAATTGATCTTGAATAAACATGATTCAATACAATTGATTTATTAACTACATGTTAGTCTAAAGTAacataatttttgtttcaataacAACTATTAGAAAATTGATTTCCACAAAACGATTGTTTGAAAACTTAtggtcaaatttgatttttaagtgTTTAATTACTAAAATAGATCCATTTTTCTATAAAAGCAATGTCCAGTtacaatatataattgaaaaataaaaatataaaagaagaaatctaaaataaaatagtgcAAATTTAAGCTCGTAAaagattattaaatattaaaaataaaaagtatagttGTGTTATTGTATTGACGAGATAACTACTgtgttaaaaagataaataatataacacAAACAACATGtggctaaaaaatatttatatatataaatgaaaaatagttattgttcttcatcttaAGTATTAtgaaaaacaagtagaaaattttgaaacatcTTTACAAACAGTCGCACAAAATATAACCAAACACGATTTCAATATTGCATAAGACatagttataacttataaggcTTTTTTCAAGTTCTTACACTCTGAGAAGAACAAACTAAAATATACCTAAAATAAAAACCGATTTTGGTTAATGCACTAGCTATTTCGTGTAGCTCCAACTTCAACTTATGTTTTTGATTTTAATCAAAGTTAGAAATTGACCTCTAAACAtatccaaaataacaaaattgtatTTACTTGAATCATGACTCATGTTTGATGGTTCCAAACATGGAACCAAATACACACTATATCATTCATGATTGTGTCTGAAATGTTTTTACAACATTTTCAaataacttctaatttttttactagttgaaaaacttgtttgattgtttggtaagtaagttttttttaataaattctaaatttttttgaaatgtcacttgaaataatatttttttaaatgttagcttctaaattttattttattccatttttgtccttgaatatttatttaatttcctttttaatcttttatatttaaggTAAACTTTCAGCTACTATTCAGCTTTCAGTTAGTTTTGCCCAATATAActtaaagtttaaaatatatttttcgtcctcataaatatgaaaatgttcaaaaattttgattagtttttttgtccttgcaaaattaaaatatattactttttgGCTTAGATGTAGGTTCGAAAATCCAaacctaattttttaatttaaatttcaaaaaatgatttttgggtATTAAAACTGtcacaaaatgcaaaaaagTAAAATGCCACAAGTTTTAAAGCCACCTTTTTCCTAACCTTTTCATCTTCTTCCAACCCATTAAACCACAACCCCAAAATCATAGATGAAAACCACAATCATTGAATGGATTGAACCTAAACATCATTGTTTTGATGAAAGTTAACAGCTTGGGAACCAATGCGGTGGATCTCAAAAATAGTGATTCAGTGAATGCTTGGATTGAGTACAATGGAAAATgtggtttttttttgtctacCCAAGATAGCATTGAGGTGCAGCATTGAGTGGTGAAGTTCTACGGAAGTTGCAGTGGTAGAGGTTAACGAATGATCGACAAAGATTGTCGAGCGGCGATGGTTGCGACGAATAGATATTGGGATCAAAACGACACTTGAAGGTGAATCACATATGCGGGCTCTAATCACATGTGCCATTTACAACTTTCTTAGTAGTAACCAAATATATCGACAAAGGAGCAACCAACTATAATCCTGGTTACCGATTTAACTGGTGTAGATGTGGACTTTAACGATCAGGATGAAGATGGAGTAGAGTGCAAAGAAGATAAGCGTGTGGATGAAGATGGCTTTGTCCTTGGTCTTCATGCTACCAAACTCTAGCTTCTTCTCATTTCCAAAAACGAAAAAGGTAACCAGATTAACATTGGTGTCCAACCAACCATTTtcccaagaaataaaaaaagaaaaaaaaatctaaaatatttgagaaaaataaaaatatgactttTGGTGAAGAGTAAAAGATGGTGgcttttgtattttttgggAGGGACATTCATTAATGAATGAAACCACCTAAACCTGATTGTTGACAATCTAGTGAGGAAAGAAGGGGCTCAAAAGTTTTAAAGAAGATTAGGAAATAGGggctaaaatatttttgacgttttgttttttttgtattttatgacTGTTTTTATTCCCTGTAACTTGTAAGAAGACATGGACCAATAAAAAAGTGACacttaagaaaaaaagtgaCAAATAGATATGATAATCCATCAAAcctaattctaaaaaaaaaaataacattttaattttatgaggatgaaaataccattcaaaattttattgggACTAAATCTGAATATTTTCCTATTTGCAAGCATATTTTTATTGAACTTAAATTATTCTAGTTAATTTTATCCCGCATGgtctaaattattgtttttttattgtccAAAAATGGTGAAAAAAATGTCTGTGATTGGCTTTAAGACAAAGTCCTCCTTAGTCAATCACTCGAAGTATGAGGTTCACTACTCATCACTTACTACTACCATTCATTCTCTTTTGTTCATTCCCCTTTTCCCCACTTCATTTCATTTCCCTTTTGCTTCAATTGCCTTCCCTTCTCCACTCACACAAAAACCCTAATTCCCCAATCGCTTCTCTCTCCGCACCCCATCGCTAGGGTTCGTCTTCCTCTCTCGATTCCCCCAATTCCCTCTTCTccgtttctgtttttttttttttttttgtttctttcttttcgtTCTCTGAATTGAACTTTTTACGCGTAGCTCTGTAGGGTTCGAGTTCCGATTCGCGAGGCAAGATGAGCACGCAGAAGAAGCGAGCGTTACAGATAGAGGCGTTTAGGCACCGCATCGTGGTGGATCCCAAGTACGCCGAGAAGACGTGGAAAGTTCTGGAACACGCTATTCATGAGATATATAATCACAACGCTAGTGGCCTTAGCTTTGAAGAGCTTTACAGGTTGATTCATTCGTTCGTTTAACTATCGATTAACGCTTCTTCGATTTCAATACTTCAAACCTTGTTGTGAATTGTGCGATGCGGGTTTGGATTTTTTCAATAGTGtggttttgttgggtttttttttttttttttgtgattctgcggcattttttagaattaatttgTGTTATCGAGGATTTATAGTGGAATGTTTAGATTGCGTGTGGTTAAAATTGTGGATTAATTGCTTTACTGAACGTTTTGTCTGTTTGTGAAAGTTTTTGATCAGTTCCGTCTGTGAAAATTTGAATGGCGAATTATAGGGTTTGAATTTGAACATTATCaaaggtcttttttttttttttccagctgTCTATTTGAAATGAATCTTCTAATGGTAGTCCTTCACATAAGTAGGTTGTGTGAAGAGAGATAGACCTAAAGAGATTTTTTGCATGTCTGGTTGCATGTTCAAGAGATTTTGACGCGTGTCAATTGGAAGCAATAGTTTGTAGCTTCCGCATCATTTACATGTATTTGAGGTGATTTTGTGAAACTACGCACGTTTCTAAAGCAAAACCAAACACttgcttttattttgataagatCCCATGTGTGTAGTGTTTTTTATATCTGTATTAATCGAAAAGctctttttaatgattttatattctttttttcatttgtctACCTGAAATGAATCTTCTAATGTTTGTCTTTCACCTAAAGagattttaattttgacaagACCCGTGTGTAGTGTATTTTATGATCTCTTTCTTCATTTAATCTTGTCATGTGAAAAAACTAACATGAGAGGATCCATTTCTTGTCGTATAACTGTATAAGCATCCTTTTATCATCTATGGAGAGTCTCTAGCCAATTGAACTTTGAGTTAATATTATgccaatttttatgtatttttatttttatttgcatacaACTTAATTTCTTAtacatatatcatatattttcaaCTATCATGTGATTTCTGTTATGCCCACAATGGTGTAAACTATATGATATAGTGGATTACTGGATTTCTGCCATTTTCCACAATCTGCAATTGCTAACACTGTTCTATATGTGTGTGTCTAAATATTTAAGTATTCTTTTTAATTGGGTTACTCTCCCCGTTTGATTGCCAAGGAAGATTTTTAACAATTCTCTATTTGAGGTTATGATCTAATGATGTTGTCCTAGAATTACTATTCAATTTGTTGATTTTGAGGAGTTTAAAGCTTTTGACCAGGTCTGAAGCCCAGGTGAAGGAGGAGGGTTGTGTTAGGTTCTCGGCAGCCAATGTAAAACTTGTCTTGATACTGAACATGACCCTCATCAAGTGGTTGTTTCCTTTGGGGTTACAACTTCTAAAAGTTGACAGATTCTTATATGGCACATGTTATATTGAAACATTCGCTGTGATGCTATTTGGCTGTCGTagattttatgctttttgtaTGGTCAGTTCACCAGCTTTTGCTTATTCTTATTCACATGGACAAAAAAAATGCTGTGTTAGCTTAGTTCATACCATTTAGTAAGAAGAAAAAGCCATTAAGCTTgccatttattaataatttataattgaacaaaaatcaggagtttttatataattgatgtTACGTGATAGGCCTGTAGTCtagttttctttaaattaattatttgccTAAGCTTTCTTTATAAACTATAAGTATTATAGATCTCCCTACCTACCAATAATCATATCCGTGTATATAATTTCCAAATTTCTGATCATTGTGATATGCCCATTCAGGAATGCTTATAATATGGTGTTATACAAATTTGGGGAGAAACTTTACACAGGACTTGTGACGACCATGACTTCTCATCTAAAAGAAATTTCTCAATCAATTGAATCTGCTCAAGGAGAAATTTTCTTGGAAGAGCTCAACAGGAAGTGGGTAGATCATAACAAGGCATTACAAATGATCCGAGATATACTGATGTACATGGATCGAACGTTTATACCAAGCAACCATAAAACTCCTGTTCACGAGCTTGGATTGAATCTTTGGAGAGATGTTGTGATCCATTCCAGCAAAACTAAGGCTAGGCTTCTAGATACTCTTCTTGAACTTGTGCTTAGAGAAAGGAATGGTGAAGTAATAAACAGAGGATTGATGAGAAATATAATAAAGATGCTTATGGATTTGGGTTTGCCTGTTTACCAACAGGACTTTGAGAAGCATTTTCTTGATGTTTCAGCAAATTTTTACTGTCGTGAGTCCCAGAAATTCATTGAATCATGTGATTGTGGTGATTATTTGAAGAAAGCTGAGAGACGGTTAAATGAAGAAATGGAGAGAGTATCTCACTACTTGGATCCTAGAAGCGAGTCAAAGATAACTAATGTGGTGGAGAAGGAAATGATTGAGAGTCATATGCACACTCTAGTTCACATGGAGAACTCAGGCCTGGTTAGTATGCTTGTGGATGACAAATATGAAGACTTGCAAAGAATGTATAACTTATTTCGCCGGGTGTCTGATGGGCTCACAATTGTTAAAGATGTCATGACCTCTTTTGTACGGGATACAGGCAAGCAGCTAATTATGGATCCTGAAAGGTTGAGAGATCCTGTGGATTTTGTTCAACGTCTCTTGGATTTGAAGGATAAATATGACAGGGTTATTACTATGTCATTTAACAACGACAAGACATTTCAGAATGCCTTGAATTCCTCTTTTGAATATTTCATCAATTTGAATGCCCGGTCTCCAGAGTTCATTTCTTTGTTTGTGGATGACAAACTTCGCAGAGGGTTGAAAGGGGTTGGTGAGGAGGATGTGGAGATTGTACTAGACAAAGTCATGATGCTTTTCAGATACCTACAAGAGAAGGATGTGTTTGAGAAGTATTACAAGCAACACTTGGCAAAAAGGCTTCTTTCAGGGAAGACTATATCCGATGATGCAGAAAGGAGTTTGATTGTTAAGCTCAAAACAGAATGTGGATATCAATTCACTTCTAAGTTAGAGGGTATGTTTACTGACATGAAAACTTCTCATGATACGATGCAGGGCTTCTATGCAAACCTTGGCACTGAGTTGGGGGATGGCCCTATGCTATCTGTCCAGGTGCTTACGACAGGATCATGGCCTACTCAACCTAGCCCGCCGTGTAATCTTCCTGTAGAAATACTGGGTGTATGTGATAAGTTTCGGACATATTATCTTGGCACCCATAATGGTAGGAGATTGTCCTGGCAAACTAATATGGGGACTGCTGATTTGAAAGCAACATTTGGTAAGGGCCAAAAGCATGAGTTGAATGTTTCCACATATCAAATGTGTGTACTCATGCTTTTCAACAGCGCTGAGCGGTTGACTTGTAAGGAGATAGAGCAGGCTACAGCAATACCCATGTCAGATTTGAGGAGGTGCCTTCAGTCTCTGGCCTGTGTCAAAGGAAAAAATGTTCTTCGAAAAGAGCCGATGAGCAAGGACATAGCTGAGGATGATGCATTCTTCTTTAATGACAAATTCACCAGCAAGTTCTTTAAGGTAAAGATAGGGACTGTTGTTGCACAGAGGGAGTCTGAACCAGAAAACCTAGAAACTCGGCAAAGAGTGGAAGAAGACAGAAAGCCACAGATCGAAGCAGCCATTGTGAGGATAATGAAGTCTAGGCGGACTCTAGATCATAATAATATTGTTGCTGAGGTCACAAAGCAGCTGCAGTCACGGTTTTTGCCTAATCCTGTTGTTATTAAGAAGAGGATTGAATCCCTTATTGAGCGTGAGTTTTTGGAGAGGGATAAAGTGGACAGAAAACTGTACCGCTATCTTGCTTGAACTGTATGTGCTTTTGATTTGGCATGGCACTTGTGTGATTCTGTCTGTCATAAGTTTGATTGCACATCACAAATTGCCGCAAGTAGTGTAACTCTCCTTTGCATACTCAACAAAACCTAGATTTGTTAGGGTTACTTCATTCAGGCTGCAAAACTTAATAtatcttctttgcatacttaaatatatcatttttagctTCTTATTTCTAAACAACAATAAACCAAATCTTTTCTTTAGCTTATATCCCTCAACTGTAATATATTCTTCAATTTTCATTCACTTTAGATTTGGAATTATTTCTTAAACCACACTGCTTGTGAAAAGCTTCTACCAGAAATGATTATTAACAGGTAGAAAAGAAGCTTTTACCTATATGAATAGCATATTCTGTCAAAAGGTTCTTGTG is a window encoding:
- the LOC100782239 gene encoding cullin-3A; translated protein: MSTQKKRALQIEAFRHRIVVDPKYAEKTWKVLEHAIHEIYNHNASGLSFEELYRNAYNMVLYKFGEKLYTGLVTTMTSHLKEISQSIESAQGEIFLEELNRKWVDHNKALQMIRDILMYMDRTFIPSNHKTPVHELGLNLWRDVVIHSSKTKARLLDTLLELVLRERNGEVINRGLMRNIIKMLMDLGLPVYQQDFEKHFLDVSANFYCRESQKFIESCDCGDYLKKAERRLNEEMERVSHYLDPRSESKITNVVEKEMIESHMHTLVHMENSGLVSMLVDDKYEDLQRMYNLFRRVSDGLTIVKDVMTSFVRDTGKQLIMDPERLRDPVDFVQRLLDLKDKYDRVITMSFNNDKTFQNALNSSFEYFINLNARSPEFISLFVDDKLRRGLKGVGEEDVEIVLDKVMMLFRYLQEKDVFEKYYKQHLAKRLLSGKTISDDAERSLIVKLKTECGYQFTSKLEGMFTDMKTSHDTMQGFYANLGTELGDGPMLSVQVLTTGSWPTQPSPPCNLPVEILGVCDKFRTYYLGTHNGRRLSWQTNMGTADLKATFGKGQKHELNVSTYQMCVLMLFNSAERLTCKEIEQATAIPMSDLRRCLQSLACVKGKNVLRKEPMSKDIAEDDAFFFNDKFTSKFFKVKIGTVVAQRESEPENLETRQRVEEDRKPQIEAAIVRIMKSRRTLDHNNIVAEVTKQLQSRFLPNPVVIKKRIESLIEREFLERDKVDRKLYRYLA